The following proteins are encoded in a genomic region of Garra rufa chromosome 22, GarRuf1.0, whole genome shotgun sequence:
- the LOC141298090 gene encoding aquaporin-8-like — translation MSAQAEKLELEELDKTLLNKNQPKLQGRYERIIQPCVAELVGTTFFVFIGCVSVIENVAAAGRLQPALVHGLAVAVLVACMAEISGSHFNPPFTIAVWLCGGLQLTMVIPYLVSQVIGGVLGAAMSKVMTSHENYMNATGAAFAVLKSDEHLGKAVFAEIAMTCLITMVVLLGAVNGKSKSPLVPFMVGCTVIINILAGGDVSGTCLNPARAFGPALIANYWTYHWVYWVGPIGGGLLAAALVRLLLGDEKMRVILK, via the exons ATGTCAGCGCAGGCAGAGAAGCTCGAGCTTGAAGAGCTGGACAAAACTTTGCTGAATAAGAATCAACCCAAACTCCAGGGCAGGTATGAGAGAATAATTCAGCCGTGTGTTGCTGAGCTAGTGGGGAcaactttttttgtctttatcGGCTGCGTGTCTGTCATTGAAAATGTGGCGGCAGCAGGACGACTACAGCCAGCGCTTGTGCATGGGTTGGCAGTGGCAGTGCTGGTGGCATGTATGGCAGAAATaag CGGATCACATTTTAACCCTCCATTTACCATTGCTGTCTGGTTATGTGGTGGACTTCAGCTGACGATGGTTATTCCCTACCTTGTAAGTCAAGTTATTGGAGGTGTGCTGGGAGCTGCAATGTCAAAG gttaTGACTTCACATGAGAACTACATGAATGCTACTGGAGCAGCCTTTGCTGTTCTTAAATCAGATGAGCACCTGGGAAAGGCTGTGTTTGCCGAAATTGCCATGACATGTCTAATAACTATGGTGGTGCTGCTGGGAGCAGTCAATGGAAAGAGCAAAAGCCCCCTGGTGCCCTTCATGGTGGGCTGcactgttattatcaatattctgGCAGG AGGAGATGTTTCTGGCACCTGTTTGAATCCTGCAAGAGCTTTTGGACCTGCATTGATAGCTAACTACTGGACTTATCATTGGGTTTACTGGGTCGGTCCAATAGGGGGAGGTCTGTTGGCGGCTGCTCTTGTGAG GCTTCTGCTTGGAGATGAGAAGATGCGAGTCATACTGAAATGA